The following nucleotide sequence is from Echeneis naucrates chromosome 5, fEcheNa1.1, whole genome shotgun sequence.
TTGTGCAAAAACTACACTGATATTTCACAAGTACGCATATCTTCATTccctttcattttaatttcaagcCACTGTGACTCACCTGTTTGAGGGCGTTACGTGCAATTGTTTGGAATGCCTGTTCTACATTAATGGCTTCTTTGGCACTGGTCTCAAAGTAGGGAATGTTGTTCTTACTCTGACACCAAGCCTGAGCCCTTTTGGTGGTTACCTGTGTGTATAAGGAGGAGAAGATTCATCAATATAGTGAACTTAAATTTGTGAAGTGCTAAACAACAATGGCCTCCTTAGCCTTGGATATTAAACAGAATCCTACTTAcatcatttttagattttaaattaaattttgaaCAATTATTTGACAATTATTTGTCATCAATGAAGATATGATAAACATTGTTTAGAGAGAGGGATTACGCTATATCAATAGTATGTTGGAATGTGTATTTCTGTTCTTTAAGACTTCGAAGACTGGTTCATGCCCACAAGAGGGTAGGGCAGTCCTACTGGCAGTGCTCGCACACTTTGGGTTGAGGGAAATTACCCACAACTGGTAATTtccttgggggaaaaaaaaaaatccctgaaatGACAGGGAATGTTGATGGAAAAATACTGTCCCAAACAAATTTCACTGGGCCACTGTTGATCAATGTTGATACTGATTTGTTGGCTTCtggtgagattaaaaaaaaaactaatttctaaAGGTGAGtggcaaacacaaaacatgtaaCACGAACCAACCAATTGCCACACAAATGACATCTGCTCAGTTAAAAATACTTCAGCAGTTTGATATTTTAGGGCTCTTTCACAACACCATTAGGACATCAGTGACTCAAAAGCACTTACATATCCAACAAGGatatataatattaaaaagGACCTGATATTTGGAGACACTCTTTGTTCATTACGGAGGCACTGTCTGCTCGTACCAACCTGTCTATTCTCCAAGTCAATCTTGTTGCCTAGCACCACAAAGGGGAAGTTCTCAGGATCTCGAGGGCTGGCCTGGATCAGGAACTCATCCCTCCAGCTGTCGAGTGTTTTGAAGGTATTGGGTGCCGTCACGTCAAACACCAGCACACAGCAGTCTGCTCCACGGTAGAAAGCAACACCCAAGGACTGGAACCTTTCCTGTCCGGCTGTATCCCAGATCTAAGTAACCAGATTGAGACAAAAAGTTTGGTAAGAATTATAGAGTAGAGAAAAACACTGCACACCCCccccaaataaaacacacctgCATTGTAACAAGTCGGTCGTCCACCATCACCTCCTTGGTCAGGAAGTCTGCTCCTATTGTAGCTTTGTACTGGTTACTAAACTTCTTGTTCACATACTGGTTCATTAGGGAGGTCTTTCCAACTCTGAGCAAGAGCAGAACAAACAGAATAACAATATTGTACATAGCAGCAGAAAATTATAACCTGTAATTATAATGAAAgttaataagaaaataatatcCATATGGCCtacattcattttcacatttattcagCAGGGTGGATGTAACTGGGAGAGATTTACCATGTCCTGTACATCCTGCCTCTTACACAAGTCAGAGAGGAGGAGTAGGCAACCTTCTATAactataaaattattttctttaaaaacagccCAGAACAGTGCtgagaatgaaaataatcaatTATTTTTAGCTCTGCTGGTAAGAAgcacaaatggaaaaacagcagcCCTGCATCAGCAAAGAGCAGAGGACTCACTCTGCCCAGTGACAGCTTATGATATGATAATAAGCCCCGCCAATAAGGAAGTAAGCTTAATAAAaccatattttaaaaatatcacataaaaCATGTTAGTATCACGACATTTCTGCTCATTTCCAACCAAACAATCTTTGTCCCTAACAACAGATTTGTTGCAGATTTAACGCAAAATATGCCGAGTTCTGACTCACCCAGAATCTCCCAGGATGATGACTTTCAACAACACTTTCTTCCTGGATGTCATTTTTCCACTGctgcaaaaagacaaagaaaaacattgtcattgtgATACTAGCCTCATCACTAGTATTATTGTGggtcaataaaaacaatataaaagtaattttgtttttgtgcaagcAAAGCCCCAGGAAAACAGCACTCTACAAACCAGTGTAGAGCCTCCTGTAAATTGACTTGACATGCTTGGGGACCATTCATCCCAGTCATGTGCTTTCTAAGATGTTGAACAAATCACGAGGAACGCATCATTCTTTCTCATTCCCTCTTGCAAACTACAGGAAGTTACTCATACAAGACTAATTATTCCAAACCAAGTAACACATTTGACAGAATCTGCTGATATCGCTGTTGCTAAGGAGCCAGCATGTGTTGATCTTACAGTTTCTAATATAATGTAGTATAATGACATAAGAAACCAGCAGTtacaacaccacacacaccatgAGTTGAGGGACACTGCACATGTCTAGCTAAAGCCCTGCTGTCATTAGCTTAATATTAACACAtactattgttatttttatttttttattaaataaattaacattgaaattgatcatttttaattgtgttatttCTGAATACTTGAATTTAGTACTGACCATGGAGGTGCAGTATAAATATAAGTGATTAAGCAAGTGAGCAGATTATGTGTTGTTCTCATTTAACTAATCTTAATCatttaaaacaatttgaaaatgatCTTTCCAAACAGATAGAGAAGCTGACATTGCAATTTTAGAAGGATATGGGGAAATTAAATAGattttaggtttttatttttatgttaaatttaATGCTCCAAGTTTTTAGGTTTAAAATGAAGTTTAATGGTGTGACTTTAACAATTCTGGATTCAAACGAAGGATTGGCCAAGGTACTGTCCTGATCTTTGGTGTTAGAGACACGAGGCATGATGGTGTTACGTCTATAAGTCCCTCCTATGAATACACATTTCACACTCTTAATTTACAGCAATGTCTCTGCCTTGCAATGCTCCATGATGGCAGAAAGTCATTACAAAATAAACCGGAGGACAGTAAAATGCTAATGTTCCATTCTTCACAGCTTATTTATAACCTGTATCAAGTTATCCACattcaaacaggcagaaaacactaaaataaaccTTGATTTCATAATaggttgctttttctttttctgacacatttttcttATCTATGCCAAGAAAACACTCCAGCACAGTGGcattgacaaaaataaatacctaGAAAgccttgtgtatgtgtgcataccATCGGCTTGAAAGACAGCAGGCGGGAGCGGGTGTCCAAAAGGGAATGATGCATTGTTTCCTCACAAAAAACGAAAACGATGCCAACACACATCAGTTTTCATCTGATTAagcttctttttcctcctgattAACAGGATGACTGTTTTATCAATGAAATTTCAACAAGTGCAGAAAACCTGCAGTGATATAATTTTAGGTCTATTGTTTTGACCAAGACCCAAAGATAttccatctgtatttttgttaTGTAAATCAGTATGAATCAAAATAGTTCCAAACAGT
It contains:
- the LOC115044048 gene encoding ras-related protein rab7-like: MTSRKKVLLKVIILGDSGVGKTSLMNQYVNKKFSNQYKATIGADFLTKEVMVDDRLVTMQIWDTAGQERFQSLGVAFYRGADCCVLVFDVTAPNTFKTLDSWRDEFLIQASPRDPENFPFVVLGNKIDLENRQVTTKRAQAWCQSKNNIPYFETSAKEAINVEQAFQTIARNALKQETEVELYNEFPEPIKLDRNDRAKPSAESCSC